Genomic segment of Gavia stellata isolate bGavSte3 chromosome 21, bGavSte3.hap2, whole genome shotgun sequence:
GAGGCAACTGAAGACTGAGGTGACATGCTTCCCTTACACTAAACTGATCCTCAAAGTTTGCAATATGGGGCTTTCCCCTAAAAAAGGAATTACTTTGGGAACATAttgagcagaagaaaacaaaatctacCATCAGGTAAATTCGGCAAGTTACTCAAAGGGCAACTTGAGTCTACTTTTCTGTTGAGAACTGTCAACCACAATAAACCGAAACCCTATGGCCTCAGTTTATTGTTACCTGCTTCATTCCTCTCTTGCTGCACCTTCGACTTTCTtcgattttctttcttcctcgAGGGAGTGCTGCCATCTGCTGCCTCCTCAGCATCCGCCCTTTCTTCAGAAGAGCTGCGAGcctgttgtttcttctttacCTTCCTCTGTCCCTGCGCACAGGACCGCTCTTCActctcccccttcctctttcttcttccttccccgGGCTCACCgccggggctcagccccgcgcccccTGGGCCGGCTCCTCCGGGCAGCTCGCCTTCCCCTGCCTCGGGCTGCGcctcctgcttcttcttcaGCTGCCGGGCCTTCGCCTGCTGGCGCAGCCGCTCCAGCAGGACCCGAGCCCGGTCCTCCGCCTcggccccctcctcctcctgctccccgcCGTACCTGAAACGGCCCAGACAAGACCTCCTCAGGCACAAGCCGCCCGACCCCACCAGGCCCCCGGCCAGGCACCCTCCGCTCGAGTCCCTGCCGCGGGGGGACGCCGGGACCCAGCGCCCGCGGAcagcccgggcccgggccggggccggggagaGGCAGCGCCCGGAGCAGAAGGTACCTGTTGATGCAGAAGAGCGCCATGGCCGCGCCGCGCGGGCGCACGGAGATGACGTCAGCGGAGTCCGCGTggcgcggggcagcggcggAAGGCTCCAGAAGGCGCGGGGGCGGGCACGCGCCGCCTGGGGAGGGGCGGTGCCGCGCGCGGCCTGAGGGGAGGACGGCTGAGGCGGGAAgggcggaggggggggaagagagagcgcagaaggaggaaggctgggaaggTCGCGGTGGGAAAATGTTGAGGGGAGAAAAGTGCCTCAGTCGCAGTCCCCCCATCCCGGCATGGCGGGAGCCCGGCCCCGAGGCACTGAGGCCCACTGGAGGGCCCTGAGACACTGAGGAGAGCACAGCATCACTGTGGGGACAGGTTGGCAGAGAGCACAGAGGTTtaccacagcagcacagctcccgCAGCACAGGGGCCACCCCTGGCTGCCTGAAGGGAGCCAGCATAAGCAGTGTGGATAGCAGCATTTCAACTCACTGAGCAAAAACACTCCTTTCCCTGCTTGGCCCCACATGGCTGGCACATTTGCTAAAGGAAAACCTCCCTGAAGCAGCAGACACAGGGCTGGCCTAAGGACTGCTTCCGCTGGGGCAATGGAGGACACAGCCAACAAAACCCCAATCACAACCTTAGAGCAACAAGAAGCCCTGAAGGCACCTACAGCCTCTGGAGCCCAGCAAGGTAAAAAAAACACCCTGGAGTGCTGTCAGGCACCTGCCACTCAGTCTAACTGTACTGTGAAACATCGTGTCTGAGAAATGGAAGCAAACCCAAAGTGTTCCTTTCGTTTGCTTTAGCAATCAGAGTGAAACAGATACATTGCCGATTACCCAActccatccccagcctgccAAAGCCTACACCAGACAGCTTACTTCTAaatctttatttgctttctacacagagaaaacagaggaatGTTGAAGCAGCAATATTTAAACACACTAGCAAGGAGCCATCAATCTGTGAGAGTGCACAAAATGCAACACAGGGGCATTTGTGCAGTGGTCTCTGCTAAGGGGCAGGATCAGGGTAGGTCCAGGAGCAGCCTCTTCAGACAGATGGGAGAGCTCTATGCAAAGGTGGAGCCATTCCAGCCCACATTGGCAGCGTTCATGTCGAAGTAGTTGATGTACACCCTGCAGAAGAGGCACAGGAAGACACAAACAATGACCTTATTAACATTTATATAAGTAATGAATGAGACAAGGCAACAGGACAGCGAACAGTGCTTCCCATTCCTCAGAAGAAATTTCAAGcttcatttttactgaaatCTAGCTAACTTCTCTGGTAGAGCCTCCAACAGTCAATATTCCTCAGAGTCCCTGGAATTgtactttcttcctcttttaaaatacaaactctTCTTCGGTCAGGGACTGTCCAGACACCAGACAGCTTTTGGTCAGCAGCCTGCCAAGAATTTCCAGAGATCAAACCCTTTTGTTTCTGAACACTGCAGTCCTTTACACGTGTCAAACAGACAGGCAGCCCTACGAAAGCCAAGCAGGCCCTCGGGGCCAGCTCTGCACTTCTCCCTTCCAACCCCAGCACATCACTGGCAGCAGGTTCTTCCCGTCCTTCGCTGCTGCATGCAGACATTCTCCCAAGGCTCCGCCACCTGCGAGGGAGCTCTTCACAGCCTGCTTGTTTCTACTTTGCCTGTCAgctccagcctgctgctgctcctcccttgTGCTTTCAGCCTCCTATCACCAGAGGACATCCCAACTCAGCGGCAAGAAACTGTACAACTTGTCAGTCCTCTGGGATTCTTCCCTACTTTGAGAACAGGAAGCCATTTAACAGAGGACTCTCAAGGGGAAGATGTAGGCATCAAACTCTTAACTGGACATGAAAATGCTGCAAATGATCACTTCGTAGTTTCTCAAACACATGGACTTATTCCtggctttttgtatttttaaattaacttttcaaAGCCGTTCCAGAGAGCCAGATAAACAAGGTTAATAACATCATGTCCCAGCCTTACCTGTCTGCAGATACATGCAAGTGCTTAGAGATCAGATCACACAGGAGCTTGGTGTAAGTCTTGTTCTGCTGCCCTCCTATTTTGCCAATGCTGTAAAGGCTGCAGAGCGCGCAGGGATCAGTGGAGCCCCCAAAGGACATCATCTGATCAGGTATGATGTGCACAGCAATGTACTGTCATAAGAGAACAAACAGTTACAGGATATTTCACCTTCCCCCTCCTGATACAAACTTGCTTTAGGTACCAACTTTAAAAGGCGCAGTTGTGTGCTGCGTTGTGGCCCAGGCAGCTCGCCAGCACTGCCCTCTGCACCCTTCCAAGGCTCAGGCACTGCAGCCCACGTGGGTGGCACGGCAGAGCATGCTGTGGGGATCCTCCAGCCTGGCTCTCAGCTTCAGGAACAAAGGCTGTGTTTGTGCAAAGCCACAGGCAAAATGGGTACTCCTGCCTGCCACAGCACTGCCACTGCACGGAGCAAAGAGCACGCGGCTAGAGATAAAGGCCTTAAAACTGTATTTGCGTGCTGGAATTCTCACCCTCAAATCACTGACTGAGCCATCGGGCCTGTCTAAGAGCCTGTCTGCGATTCAGCCCTATCGGGCTTTGACTTCTCAGGCTGCAGCAGTCTGGCCCAAGAGGGGCTGTATCCGATGCCGGGATAAGCGGGAGCAGCTCggagggagaaggcagctgggaggggagcTCCCGTATCTGTTACTTAGTTTTGCTCGAGACTCGCTGGCTTGGCAGATACCAGCCCCTTCCCCGACACGTGCCGCTGGCACAGCTCCGCGGCTGAAATCTCGACTCCCGGGCACAAGCGCTGACAAAATCTCCAGCGTTGTAGCTACTCGAGCACCGAGTTTCCTGTAGGTCAGGCTACTGCTCCGGGCGGCCAGGCCGATAGCCCTCCGGAGCCGCACGGCCTAGGGACCGGCAGCAGCGCAGACGGAGGCAGCGGGAGGCCTGTCTCCGCGCCGCGGCTCCCTCGGCCCCTGCGGAGGGCTACCGGCGCGGGGGGAGGGAAACAGACATAAATAAGCCCTTTCTCCTGGAGCAGCGGGGCCCACAGTCACGTTATGTGCGCAGACGCTCCCCTCAGCGGCCgcggcccctccgccccgggTGGGCAAGAGAGCGGGCGCAggcccgcggccgccccgccggggcctCCCCTCAGCGCCGTGTGCCGCCGCGCACGTGCTTGCCGCGCtcccgccccagccccaccggCCCCATCGCGGGGCCGCGGCCCTCCGCCTCCGGCAGCACAGGCCCCGCAGCCCGCCCTCACCTGCGCAGGCTTGCCGGtggccttggccagctgctgggTGAGGTCGCCCAGTAGGCTGTCGGGCACGGCGTCCTTGCAGACGTTGGTCTGGATGGCGAACATGGGCatggtggcggcggcggggggcggcggggccgatAGCAGGAGCGGTGCGATGCGGCGGGACCGACAGCGGCACAGTGGAGCGGGGCGGTGGTGGCAGCGCTTTTAGTATgcgcggggccgcgccggccTTAAAGGGGCCGcgctcggcggggcgggggagagAGCGGAGGGGGGAAACTGCCTCCCCAGTCTCTGCCCTTGCTGCGGCTTACGGCTTCCCTTCCGCGGCAGGGTCCCGGCCAGAACTCTGCCCCCGTTCCGCCGTTATTCGTTTGCTTTGTTACTACCATTGAGCATTTTTTGAGGGTATGTTGTAGGCTCCTCCCTGGAACTGAGTCCTGCTGCGCTGCGCAGTTCATACATAACCTGGTATCAGCGCATGTAGTACTACTGCTATAGCACACCCACAGGCTTTTGCAGGGTCAGGGCCACAAAGGGCTAGAGGCCCTAGATTGGCAGTTGCAAAAAGGGATACTTACCCTGGCTCcgaagggaatttttttttttgcaaaataaaggcATATTTGTACAGTTTTAACTGTGTGCATAGCTTTAACACGATGTAAGAAGCAGTGTGGCATGTTAATTATTCTCTAACGTTTTTCAGTCAAATTGAAAGTGGTCTATTACTTCTCAGCATCCTCATTTTCACATCGTATGTTTCTactggaaaaaggcagaaatgatCTTTTTTTGCTTAGACATGAAATGGTGCGTGTATATTCGGAGGTGAGAGGCAGCCCGAGAGATGAACTTTCTGCTGGGCTGTGTGATGCGATGCACGTAGGCTGCAGAGGGCATGACTCCCCACCCTGCCTCTTACACTGCCCTGACTGCAGCGCAGCGCTCTGCTGCGCTGCTTGAAATGACTCACGGGAAAGCTAAAGAGGATCAGGCCCAGGGCCTGCTCCACACAGACATTTCACACACGGGAATCGACCATGTGTTAATTTTTAACAAagtcccagcactgctgctgctagAAGGCTTGACCATACATACATGTTACACATGCGAACACACATAGCCCTGAACAAAGAGTAAGGGATGGTATTGTATGGGAATGCTTTGGACTGGCACTGGCTGTAACATTAAGAACGCTGCTATTAAGAACTAATATTGTCAGCTCCCTGCCATTGCGTAGACCCATTTATTCCTCCCaccttcctgcctcccagagTTGTATGGAGGTAGGGTGGGAATTCTGGCAGTGCAGGGAAAAAACCTCGAGGGCAATATCACCACCGGTGCGCTTGCTCTGTGGCCTACGAGGCCCAAAGTGACAGACCCTGGCCGTGCTGCCATACAATGGAAAGGCATCCacaatttcattcttttttgtccCCTTGACTAAGGAAGAAGCAGTGCGTACATTTTCATAGCTTctaaagatgcatttttagAAGTTAACCAAATACCAGTGTGTATGTATGCACTTGTCCCTCATGTGATTGCTCATGCATTCATAATACATTTTCTGGATGCAAagaatctgttttaaaacacaattgcttatgattaaaataagaacaatgaAGAAATGTGTCTAAGACAGCAAAAAGCTTAAAGGTAAAATGTTTTACGGAAATACACCGAAGAACATTCTAAAGATGTGCCAGAGAgaggcaaaggcagcttttATGTTCCCCATTAGGGAGTGTGAGGATAGTTAGCAAGCAGAGGTGGTCTCAATTATATTTGTGCCATGAGATACCCAAGGAACACACATCTCAGGGTTTGGATGCTCTCAGAGTAAGTCTGAAAGCGTCTAGCACAGAAAGGCTTCAGAAGATATGTGGGGCAGGCTGAAGCCTTTCTTGGAGGCTGACTGCAAATAGCAGGGCTGGGGCACTCACGGGTTGCAGTTGTACATGCCCACCTGCACCACAGACAAAACCTGAGCACAGAGCAACTGGGCCAGGGAGGAGAAGCCAGGAGAACATCAGAGAATGCCCATGCTGTGGCTCCAAgaacaggcagaggcagcattCTTTGAGCAGGTGGCTCTATGAAGAAGGCAGACTGATTGCTAGAGATGGGAACTGCCTCCTCATCTAAGATCCTGCTGTGTTTAGGAGCTTCATAGCCATTCACCACAAGCAATTCTGCCAAAAGAATACCTACCTCATGTCATGTCTTCCTTCCTCAATGGGCAGCTCTGGAAGGCTTTAAGTGGAGTGAATGATATTTAATAAGACATACTGTATTTAGGTGCCCAGTAGCATGTTGCTTTATTTGGCTGTGCTGCTTTGATTCACTaaagcagctttcatttttgcagGTTGAGGTGCAGGCTTGTATTTAAAGACTATGgctgcaaagcaaagctgtgatAGGGACAAAATGGGGTGTTCACAACAGAGCTCAGCAGGGGTGAGATAGGTTtgttcttccagaaaaaaatgaagtcaccATACACCTAATTTCAGAGATTTAAGAAACAGATCTGTACTCAGTCTTTCTACTTGACTTTGGAAGCAAATGCTCTTATTTGACCCAAGGCttgaataataaatatttatatggaAATCTTCCTTTTGCAATTAATTCATTACTTTGGCCTCTGGGAATGGCTCACTGTGCCTCTGCCTCATTTTGAGCTGTGCTCTAATCTTCACTGTCACTGCAAATTGTTCAATGGATGAAAAGGGGAGGGCAGAACAGTGGGTTTTTCCACTTACTCCCTCTGCCTATCCTGAgccctgggactctgacagcACAAGTTTTTTTGCTAAGCAGCTAGAGGCCCATGGAGTGTTAGATCTAAGGAGGACCTGGACTACAATCCACCCCTTTTAAACAAGAGGCAAtcatgttttttcctccttttgaagGGAGATCCATATGCCACAGTGATAACCACATCTATTGacttaaatgtattttgaaatcaGGTCAAGATAGTTCTATTTAAATTTGGCCAGGCTGTTGAGCATGAACAAGGCAAAGGCATATCCAGGTGGAGTGTTCATCTTCACACACAAGactaaactgtttttaaaaaataaaagcttctgtTAAGAATATTTTGAGAAAGCACCTTCCATCTCAGCCACAGGCATGTCCAGAATGACAAGACAGTCTGTCATAAGGCTTCTGCtggatttttacttttattaagCATCAGACAAGATGTTAAAACAGCATTAGGTAACAGCGACTAAGGCACCACTGACTTTTACATTTGTGCCAAATACAGTTAACATAACTAGAACTACAGTGTTCAGAAAGCACGGTGAGGGTTCAGGAATAAGCTGTTACAACCCAAGGGCACCTCAAGCAAAGGTGGTGTTGTTCCAGCCTACATTGCCAGCACTGATGTCGAAGAAGCTGACATAAATTCTGAAAGGGAAGACAGACCCTGTtagctgctgagagcagagtGCTGCAGGCCAGCCAGGGTGTTCCCGCAGCAGGACACACGCACAGCCATGCTGTAGACTGTTCCCCAGGGCTTTGCACTTCTCAAGCTTGCACTGCATCTCAGCAAGTTACACATTTCCTTTTGCAAATTCTGGCAGGCATGTTTGAGTGTTGCATATGTCACATCCCCCCtcacaccacccccccccaccccacaccccccccatgCTTGTCTACTTGCATTTTGGAGTTCCTGGTATTTTCTACTTCTTGTTTTAAGGAGATCTCAGgatgctgtgttttatttacAGTCACTTCTGGAACAGATTTGTGTACCCGCAGGAAAAGGACTAGAAATGCTTTTATGTAAGTGGAAGCTTTTGTAATAGACCTCCACTTGCACACCACAGGCTGTAGGGAAGCGTTGGTACATGTTACTCGAGTTATCAATTTAATAACATCAAGTTATTGTGTCTGTACCTGGGCTTTTGCACATATGAGATCTGTGGGTACATGCAGTGCCTCAGCCTCCATCATTTTAACTAAGGGAAATTTTACAGCTTCTGGGCATTAGCGTTGCAGCTCATGCAATTGCTCCTTTAGTCTTTAATTGGAGAATTACTCTATTGACTTGGCATTTAGCCTCTTCAAGTAGAATGTTAATAGAACACCAAAGGACAAGTCTGGGATTAATAGTTTTAACAATTTGTGGAAATTCACATCAGACCAGTTCACCTGTCAGATggtattttcagctgtttgttcAGCAGGTCACAAAGCAATTTGGAGTAGACCTTGTTCTCCTGCTCCCCTATCTTGCCAATGCTGTAGAGAAAGCACATAGCACAGGGGTCTGTGGAACCACCAAAGGACATCACTTGATCAGGAGATATCTGTATTGCTAGATACtgttggaagaagaaaaggaatattattttcctttgccatGTTAGGAAAAGATTTGAAAATCTGAGAAACCACAGTGAAAACAGATGCATGCCTATCAGTTAGTCTTTTGACATTCTCCTATGTGTACTTCATTGCACTTCCAGACTTCCTAAATACTTTCCTGCAAGTCTCAAAGATGAGAAGGTATGAAATAGAACCACATTCACATGACATACCATTTGGAAACATGCACTACCATCACA
This window contains:
- the LOC104263554 gene encoding macrophage migration inhibitory factor, with the protein product MPKFIVNTNISKDKVPESFMGELTQQLSKAMGKPAQYLAIQISPDQVMSFGGSTDPCAMCFLYSIGKIGEQENKVYSKLLCDLLNKQLKIPSDRIYVSFFDISAGNVGWNNTTFA
- the LOC104252913 gene encoding macrophage migration inhibitory factor — protein: MPMFAIQTNVCKDAVPDSLLGDLTQQLAKATGKPAQYIAVHIIPDQMMSFGGSTDPCALCSLYSIGKIGGQQNKTYTKLLCDLISKHLHVSADRVYINYFDMNAANVGWNGSTFA